A stretch of DNA from Candidatus Thorarchaeota archaeon:
AGCTAGTGAAATTGACGTGGATGTTCTTGAGGCGCTTGATACCACCTAGGTACTTGGTTTCGTATCCACAGTGGAACTCCTTGTCGGAGATAGTGCCACAGATCTCGCATACGTACTTGTTCTGTAGAGCTGCACCGATGAAACTGTCCGTGTTGCAGCCAATGAATGCGGTGAGGACCGAGAGTGGGAGGATATACATCACCTGCTCACTGGAGACTATGGGCAGCGACCCGGGGGCGAAGAAGGCGAACATGAGCAGAATCACGCCGATGGCGAATCCTGCAGCTATGGCGACCATCTCACCAAGAAGAGACACTCCCCCGATTGTGCCGGTGGGCACTCGACGACGGAGATTGGTTATCAGACGCGGCTTCCTCTTGCTAAAGACGCCAAGCTCACTTGCAAGTGTGTCGGCCGAGGTTGTTGCGACAGAACCGATGAAACCCCCGAACATCCAGAACTGAAGCGAAGGGTCCACGAGTCCCATTGTTGCAAGGTTCTTTGAGAGATAGACCGCAATGGAAAACGTCATGGGAATAGTCCCGCTTCCAAAGACATTCCTCCAAGACCGCTTGCCCTTCCCTTCCTGAGCCACGTCCAGTTTGGCCTTCGTCTTGTATTTGAACTTCGTGGCTACGCCGGCGGCTATGAAGTAGAACAGGAGGACTGTGAATGCTGGGGGCCCGCCTGTGTACCACACCGTGAATCCGACCACAAAAGCAGCGATGAGCCCTGATATGTCAACGAAGTGAAGTCTATAGCTGAGGCCTCCTATCAGCCCCATGAGTATCAGCCCCGATACCACCGGGTGCATCAGTATCTGGTCCAACATGTCTGTACACCTCCATCGCATATCTTCGCGACTGATTCTATGCCTATCTCCTGAACTCACGGCACTATTCTATGATTGTATATCATTTCATAGTCGAACAACGACTTAGCTGATTGGCGGCGTTCTCCCCGCATTTAAGTCTTTGCCAGTGCGTTCAGCAATTGCCGAATGTGTGTACGTCTTGCTATCACTTCCCGATTGACACACAAAAGGTCCTTAATCCTGTTGCTGGCTATTAAAATCACCTTTACAGTGCTTTGATGTTGCAGCGACCTATGAGTCTAGTAGACTGTGAACTGCTTGACCATAACACTGATAGATCTGCGCGGTATTGGTCGGCTTCTATGCAAGATGACCACGTCGAGGTAGAAGGACGTGACGACATCGACAGCAGGCGTGGTCCACAGGACCGTGAAGTCGCGAGTGAGTTCTGCACTGGGTTCTACTAGTACCTCGTACTCTTTCACAACCTCTCGCTTGGACATTATCCTGAGAAGAAGGCTCAAGTCCTGAATGTGACCCTTATACATCCGCAGATGCGTGATGAGCCTTACAGGGGTGGCTCTGGGGACGAGCCCTGGGATCTCGGTTCCTGATTCAGTCTTCAGGGAAAAGGAGACCTCGAAGAGCTGCGCCTCTATGGCCTTGATTTTCAGTCGGTATTTCTTCTCCACGACTCTCGAACCCGACTCGAACAGTGCTGAGATCTGGGCCGTACTCATTTCCGAACTCAGTGGAACAGAGACTGGCACCGGCACCGTGCGAGTCTCTTCTGGGCCAATCGACAGCTCATGGTCGACAAGCACATCCCTGCCGGTCACGGCCTCCAGTGCTACGAGGAGTCTTCCGGTGACTGGAACAGAGGAGTTGTTCGTGACGTTGAGAGCTGCATTCAGCGTTTCATCCGGCACAATGTAGCCTCTAAGACCCACGATTTCCAAGTGTGCCAGCTGCTCTTCTTCCCTCTGTATCAGCTGTATCCTCGCGGATTTCGAGTCGAGAGTCAATCCTTGGTATGAGAGAGTCGCCACAAGTTCCACGGAGCTGGGCTTTGAGCCATCAGAAGGCGACGGGATGACCAGAGGTCCGTATGCAAGGGACAGATTTCTGCTCTGTTTCACATCCTGTCTCAGAAACACCACTTCTTCCCCATTCGGGAACCTAAGTGTGAGTGTCAACTGCGATGGCTCGCCTCCCTCGTGGCTTCTACGAATCATCAGCCAACCTGCGATTCTCCCTCCAATGCTCGACGCTTCCGGAGCGCTTAGTCTCTCTATGCTCAGGCGAATCTCAGGAGTAAGCACCTGTAACCTCTGGGACTCGGTGGTCACAACGTGGTGTTCACCATCCGCGAGTGTGGCGACTATTGTCCCCATCCGATCAAGAGGGTTGTCGGACACTATCAGGGGCACTTGCCACTCAAACTTGGCAGGACCCGCCAGCAGAATCGACGCGGGCTCAGAGAGGATTCGTTCTGTCCTTCCCGAGTCTGCACGAAAGACAACGGAGAGTCTTGAGTTCCGGCTGAGCGGTTTGCCCCTTGTCCTCAGTTCTATCTCGCCGCGGACTACATCTCCGGGGTTATGCTTCTCTGCCGTGACAACTCTCATTGCTAGTGAGGCTGCCTGAGGAGTGAATGCAACATAGAACGGTTTCGACGTGCCTGCTGCAAGCATTTGTCCCTCTCGTCCCAAGAGAGACACTCTGAGGGCGCATCTCTCTATCCCCTCGAAGAGATGTGGCGGAAGTATCATCTTTGGAAAGCTGGTATGATCGAGTCCGAGTGGTGTGCCTGCTTCGATGAACAACGTGCGTTCAACACTGGTCAGAACCTGTTCGCGTGCAAGTGCCAGTACTTCCACGCGACATGCGCACTCTGTCCTCTTGGGCAGGTTGGTTTCAATCTCTGCAGTGAAGAGGACTGGTGACCGACCATCGGCAAGCTGAGTTGTCGAACCCGCTCTTGCCGATATCCTTGTCCAGTAGGTGTGTAGAGTCCCTGTGAGCCCAATCTCCCTACCAGCAATGAGTACGCTTGCGATTATGTTGTAGGCTGTGGTATCTGGTCTTGTCCTAAACCTCACTGATGACACATGGACCTCTCCGGACTGGATGGCGACAATTGGAATAACATTCCGGGTGACCACGTTCCTTGCCGAGTCTTCGACCGTATACGTGATGCTGAGATTCGTGATGCTCTTGGGTGTGGCATTCCTGAGCGTAATACTGAATTCTGCCTCTTGACCTGCAAAGACTCTCTCTGGGCCGACTACTATCTCTGGCTGGACGCCGCTCCACCAACACAGCCAAGTCGGAAGGTGTGGTGAGCCCTCGAGTGGGTCGTAGAGCCAGTTGGTACAGCACTCGCGAGTGATGTCTGTGAGTTTCCTCAACAAGACTACCATGTTCATGTCGGACTTCGCATAGACATCCAGCTGAAAGTCCGCCCCGGTAGTCTTCGCCTCATGGTAGTCACTGCCGAAGACCGAAACAAGAATGGGCTGCATAAACGGATTGTCGATGAGCCTGAGTTCCTCAATCTCGTCCCTGATGAGGTGGAGCATCGAGACAATTGCATCCCCAAGATACCTGTTCCTTCGGTCCCTTGTGACTTCTCCATTGTCATCGATTTGTGAGTTGTATGTAGTAATGAAACCAGACGCATCCGATGCATCACTGGCCCGGAAGGCACCCCAGAGTCCCGCAGACACTGCCGACTCACGGTTTGCTGCAAGACACCTGGCCCCGACATCCGGAATCGCCTCTCCCCTCTCAACCATCCTCTTGGCCCTCAGCGCCAATGACTGCAGCAGCAGCGCTATTCCGACTCTTCGAGGAACCGAGAGCTGCGTGTCGAATACTCTGATCTCAATCGTGCCGAATCGGGTAAACGGGTACATGTCCACCATTCTTGCGGGACTTCTGTTGACGTGCTTCGCGAATGCATCCTTGTCGAGCGTCTGCATATACGGTATGAGGTCGAATTCGCTGGTCGGGCCAAGCTGAGTGGTGTTTTTCATCAGCCTTATTGACCTCTTGCACTTTGGAGCCCGTGTATTCCCCTTGCTGTCGACCGAAACAACATCAGTTGGCGTCTTGTTCTCAAATGGTGAGTTGACCGTGAGCGCCACAAGATGTGGAATGAAGTTCCGAATCATGTTATAGACCGCCAGTCTGGTCCGGTCGTCGACTTGCGGTCCCAGTATGTGATGGTGCTCTCCGAATGACAGGTTCTTGAGGTAGTCTTGTGTGGGATTAAGACCTGTGGATATCAGTATGATCGGCGAGTCTGTCGGGATTGACTCATATGATATTGCCACGAGCGTCTGAGTCCACCAAGCCAGTTCTTCAATGGTTGTGCATGGAGGTGTCGCAATCTCCAAGATCCATGTGAGTGACGTCACATTCGGGTCGTGACCGACAAGCGTATACTCCCTGTACACTCCCTCAGGGTCTCTGTAGCTCGCTACGACCCTTGAGCCTCTCTCGCCCTCCTCAGTTTGGGATGAATGACGGTACTTCTCTCTCACTGACCGGGGCCCTGAAGTGCGAATTCTTCTATCGAGATGGGTCTTGGCATTGGCGATGATTCTGTCGAATGCTTCAAGCACCTCTTGTCCTCGGAGCCAAGTCCCGTCGCGTCTGACTACCTGCAGCTCCACCTCTATACCATGTGGAAAGGGAAGCGGCATCTCGTCAGAAGGTGCAGGCTCGGTCATTCTGTCCACCTACAGTGAGGATAGCGCCGTGAGGATTCCAAGCACCGTTTCCCTGCTGGAGGCAAGAGTATGACTCAGTGTCAACTCAACGACAGTGGCATTGGGATTGTCTCGAAACTCCTCACAGAGCTCGTAGGTCAGGGGACCACCACCGTAAGTGCCTCGGTCGTAGATGACTTGGACTCCCAGTGTACGAAGCTTGCTCTCGAGTGTATCAAGATAGCTCCGGTCTGCCTTCAGGAAGGTCTTGCCAACAATCACCGTTTCCTTCTTCTCGTGAAACGGTACCAAGTACGCCCAGCGCAGGTTATAGACCGCAATCCGCTTGTCTCTGGCGTCCTGTGCCTGAGCTCTGATTGCCTTTACCAGACGCTGGCATGTGTCCTTCGACTCGCGAGAGTCTGTGACACTTACTATGTTGGGCATGACTCGTGTTTCTCCGGTCACCCTGGAGAGGACGCTGCCCAGAGGATCGTTAGGCTGTATTGCAGTGGCGGCAAGTACAAACGCGGGCCCAGAGCTGATGGTGAGTTCGCCAGATGCTCTGAAGCGCTCGGCTCTCAGTCTGTCCTCTGTAGGTCTCAGATGGGAGTTGATCGATGTGACCTGCCTCTCCAGTCTGTGAACAAAAGCGATAGCCCTCCTGAGCAGGGCATCTGTGTCATCGGAGGATTGTGGGGTCATGAAGCAGACACTCCCATTCTGCCCACGCATGGTTCTGAAGCCTCAGGTTATTACCTTTGCTGGAGCGCTTACTCGTCTGAGACAAGATCAAACACGAGCTTGGTCTTCTTGCTTAGTTCGTCCAGTCTGTACCACACAGACTCTCTGCCTCTTCTCTGTGCCAGCATAGAGATGAGCAGGTGGTAGTCGAAACTGACAATGTCATTGAGATGGGTGATGGCCTCTTCCGACCGGAAGTGAGAGGCATCGACTCTTCCGTCCCTGAGCCTCTTTCTCAATGGTTCCAGTGCTTTGTCTGCAGAGTCAAGATGAATCAGTGCTTCTCGATAGTACTCCCTTGGGTCTTTGATTGCGTAGCCACCCAGCAGTGGCGTCATTCCAACTCCCACAGACCCCCTGCCAATCTCGTCAAGAGTGTCCATGGCATCAAGAAAGAACCCATAGGCGTCCGAGAGGCACTTCTTGATGGCCCTCAGGAACTTGGCACGCTCGGACACGCTTTGACACAACCCAAAGAAGTCAAGAGAGAGGAACAATGCCCGGGGGTCTTGCTGACCCCCGGAGTACATTACACTACAACTAAGGTCTGGTCTCGCCTATCTCACCAGCGAAGTGACATGCGACGAGGTGGCCATTCCCCATGTCTCGGTCATCCGGAGTCTCCCGCTGACAGATCTCCTGAGCGTACGGGCATCTTGGATGGAACCTGCAGCCCGGTGGGACGTTGATTGGGCTGGGTGGCTCTCCCTTCAGTGACTCAACACGCCTCTTGACGGTGGGGTCTCCAGAAGGCACTGCGGAAATGAGAGCCCGTGTGTACGGATGCATGGGGCTGAATGCCACCTCATGCGCGGGACCAATCTCTACCACTTTGCCGAGGTACATGATTCCTATCCTATCGGCTATGTATGTTGCGACAGCCAAGTCGTGGGTGATGAACAGGTAGGTCAGATGGAGGTCGTCCTTCAGCTTCAGGAGGAGATTGAGTATCTCTGCACGAATTGAGACGTCCAACATTGAAACCGGCTCGTCTGCCACCATGAACTCTGGATGCAGTATCAGAGCTCTTGCAATTGATATCCTCTGCCTCTGTCCACCGGACAGCTCGTGTGGATACCTATCGATATAGTCCGAAGCTGGTGTGAGTGCAACCGCCTCGAGTGTTTCAAGGACCCTCTCTCTTCTCTGACTTGGAGTCAGGGGTATCTTGTGAACAATGAGTGGTTCCGATACTATCCCGTATATGCTCTGTTTGGGATTGAGTGACTCGTATGGGTCCTGGAAGGTGATCTGCATCCTCTTGCGGAGTTCCTTCATCTCGTTCCTGTCGAGCTCACTCAACTTCTGGCCTGCGTATATGACCTCGCCATCCGTTGGTGTCTCTAGGTGGAGGACGCAACGTCCGGTGGTCGTCTTTCCGCAACCGCTCTCTCCGGCCAGCACGAGTACCTCCCCCTTCTTGATATCGAATGAGACTCCGTCTACAGCCCTGACGAAGAGTTCCTGCTTGTAGAGCAGCGAGGAGAGGAAACCCGTGTTCACCGGGAACCACTTGCGTAGGTTACGTACACTGATGAGTGTTCCGCCTTGAGGAATGCCTTCCGAGGCAAAGACTTGACTACTCTCTACTACCATTCTGCATCACTCCAAGTCAACTTTCAGTTCGCCCCTGAGTTTCTCAGCGAAATGACATGACACAAACCGTCCCGGCTCAATCTCGTCAAAAGAGGGCTCCTCTCTTGAGCATATCTCTTGGGCGTATGGGCATCTGGGGTGGAATCGGCAGCCGGTAGGTGGTTGGATGAGGTCAGGTGGTGAGCCTGGAATTGATGACAGTGTCTTACGTTCAGCCTTCACCATGCTGGGTATAGCTCCGACCAGTCCTGTGGCGTAGGGATGAACTGGCTCCTTGAAGAGCGATACGACGTCAGCAAGCTCTGCAATGCGACCAGCATACATCACTGCTGTCTTATCACAGGTCTCTGCGATGACACTGAGGTCGTGCGTGATAAGTATCAGTGAGAGCCCCAGGTCTTTCTGGAGCTTCTGCATGAGCTTGAGTATCTGCGCCTGGATGGTGACATCAAGTGCTGTGGTGGGCTCATCTGCGATGACGAGGTCCGGGTTGCATGCAAGAGCCATAGCTATCATGGCACGCTGACGCATTCCCCCGGAGAACTCATGGGGGTAGTTATGAATCCGCCCGGGGTCGAGACCCACCATCTCAAACAGCTTCGCGCAGCGATCGAGAGCCTCCTCCTCAGTCACATTCTCGTGCATGAGTATGGCCTCGGCAATCTGCTCTCCAATCTCGAAGACTGGGTTGAGCGCGTTCATCGCACCCTGAAAGATTATTGCGACGTTCTTCCATCTGATGTCACGCATCTCGCGTGCGGTCTTTCTGAGGAGGTCCTCGCCCTTGAAGTAGATGTTGCCTCCCACCACGTTCGCAGCAGGGGGAAGGAGCTGCATCACGGAGTAGGCCAGGCTTGACTTCCCACAGCCGGACTCCCCAGCAAGACCGATTGACTCTCCAGGTTCCAAGGTGAGTGACACGTTGTCTACGGCCTTGACGAGACCCTTCTGAGTCTGGTAATACATCCTCAAAGCTCGAATGTCTAACAGTGGCATGTTGCTATTCTCCGCCGGAGCTCTAGTCTAGACTCAGCTCAGGGGCCGAGCCCCACAAGATTGACGTGTCGTGCTTCTGGCTGGGTTTATATATGTTGCTTTGAGCGTCTTCCGTTGACCGCTCTGCCATCTCACCTCTGAATACACCTGATGCGAAAGCTCTAATAACGTGCAAGCCTGCGTCGTTCTGGTAATCACCGCGATGTCAGTTAGACCCTTTCCTGAAACACGCAAGCCGCCAAGCAAACGCATTCTTCTGATTCCTGTGGTCATGATTCTGGTTGGTTGGGTCCTTGTGGTAATCCACCCTTATCTCCGGACTGGCTTCATCGGAATTGTCGTCGCATTGAGTGGAGCGTTATCGGTGTTCTTGGTGGGCATGGTCTATGCTGACCTTTGGGCATCATCGAGACGTACGCGGGACCTGATCCGAGCCAGAGAAGCGCGGGACTTGATGTCCAAGAGCAGACCTGCAACGGATGATGACCCTTTCGAGGAAAAGCTGGACTCTGACGACTAGCGGACGCGTCGTCATCTTCTACGCAGACCAAACGGTTTTTTAGGCCAGCTCGATGCCTCAGAACCAGTGAACGAATCAATGGAATGGCTAGTAGATAAGGAATCTATCTGGTTCCGCATCTCGAGGCACATTCTGTCGATGGAGGTCCGCAGTTGTCCCAGCAGATGAAAGGTAGTTGGAAGGACAGCAACTGGTACGTCAGCATCTCCGGGTTCTGGAGAGAATACCGTAGGCATCGAATCGGCATGATTGGCGTGTTTGTGCTGATACTCTTCTTCGGGGTGGCGATATTTGCTCCCTATCTAGTGGAATACAGTCCCTCCCCGAGTGCGAAGGTGGCGCCGCCATTCCTTGCCCCGAGTTGGGTGTCCCTGTTTGATCCTACTGGTGTCCAGTCTGGAGAATACCTTGACAGTCCTTACCTGACAGATGTCAATCCATCAGAAGAACTAGAGGTCTACGGTAGTCCCTCCTACGGGACAGGCTCAGGCTTCGCTGGTCAGTACATTGCTCCTGCCGACCCACAGGCCGAAGGAGCAAAGGGCACCGTCCGACTGACTTGGACTCATTTGGCGAACGACTCGGTTCGCTTCGTCTGGCCCAAGCCGCCGTTGCCCGACCCTAAGACTCCGGGTGTGGCTTGTCAGGACTTCGTCTACTTTGTTCAGGATTTCGAATGGCCCTACAGTCGGTATCCTAAGGATGCAACCATGACGTTCGAGTATGGCATCACTACAACAGGATCCTTTGCTACTGAGGAGTACGCTGGGCTCATGTTCCAAGTGTACATATGGCTAATTGACCCCTCCGATAACTGGAGGATTGTCTATAGTTCCAGTCCCCCGTACAGCCCTACTAGTCAGGAACGGAAGATCGACCTCAACTGGTTTGACATTAAGGACACGTGGGGCGGCATGGTGCCCAACGACGAGGGGATTAAGGAGGATGGCGACAAGAATGTAGTGAAGGCTGCTTTCGCCCTTGTGCCCACATATACTTTCAGGACGTACAGCAGCTCGAACCCATGGATGTTCTACAATGGGTCTGTTACTCTTGATGTCAATGTGTTCAGTGCCTATGTCTACGGGGATTACTTCGGCACACTCGGGACAACAGACAAGGGCGCAGATGCGTGGTCTCAGCTTATCTTTGGGAGCAGAATCTCCCTCTACATCGGTCTGATTGCGACTTTTCTTTCGACCATTGTCGGTGTCATTGTTGGAATGGTTGCAGGTTACTTTGGTGGAAAGACCGATGAGGTCCTGATGCGCATTGTCGACTTCCTGCTGGTGATTCCGGGTCTTCCGCTCATGATGGTTCTGGCGGCCTTCATGGGTCCCAGTATCAATACCATCATCGTCGTGATTGCCATTCTTGGATGGACTGGGACGGCAAGACTGATTCGCTCACAGGTCCTCGCCGAAAAGAACAAGTCGTACGTGGAGTCAGCACGAGCGATAGGTGCTTCTGACACCTACATCATTTTCAGGCATGTTCTGCCGAACGTGACTCCCATCTTGTTCGCCAATATCACGCTGGGCGTTGTAGGTGCAATCCTCTCTGAGGCTGGTCTGTCCTTCCTTGGCCTTACTGACCCTAGCCAGCCAAGCTGGGGCCGGATGCTTGCTGATGCGAACTCATCTGGTGGCTTCAGCAACGGGGCATGGTGGGTCGTTGTTTCTCCCGGACTGATGATCACAGTCCTCTCGCTGGCCTTCACTTTCGTAGGTCATACACTCGATCAGGTTCTCAACCCACGACTTAGAGAACGATAGACCATGGGAAAGGGTCCGCACGACCCTTCCCCCCTTGTTTTCCACTTCCTTCCGCATGTTTGTGCACGATACTCTTGCAGTCTACTCTGGGATGGTGTCTGGCACACATCTCCACATGCGATGTTTCTACGAATGTTCAGCTCTCGGTAATCTGTCGCCGACTCATCTCCGAGAGCAACTCTGTTGCAGAAGTCATGTCTGGACTCGGCAGAAGGAGCCGCGTTGCCTGACTTGCACCAGCACGGACACCGGAAGCGACTATCTGTTTCAGCCTGAACCACACAGTGATATGTTGTGACCACCTATGCAAGAGTCTCCGAGAACAGCAGGCTTATTAGGGATACCTGTGGATAGTAGGTTGTCTCACGGTACTTAGTGTGTCTAGGTACACGCATTTCGAAGGAAAACCGGAACGGAGAACGAGAAATGGGACTCAGAGAATACGTGATCAGACGACTAATCTACATGTTCCTGCTCGTAGTGGCCGTGGTATGCTTCAACTTCTTCCTGTTCAGACTCCCCACACTGATACTTGGTATCAGTCCAGTTGACCTCATGATAAATGAGGACTTGAGAAGGAATCTGACGAAGGACCTCCTAGATGACCTGTACGATCGGTTTGGACTTGTTCCCAACCCAGACATCTTTGACTGGATCTACATGTTCTGGCGATATCTCGTCAACATGTTCACAGGGAACTTTGGTGTGTCCTTCTACGGTGGCAACCCTGTCATTGACGAGATTGCGGCAAGACTGCCCAACACACTCCTGCTGATGGGGACCTCCTCGATTGTTTCAATCATAATCGGGATTTGGACTGGTGTGAAGGTCGCAGCTGACCCGGGGTCACGAAAGGATGTAACCGCAGTGACTGTAGCTCTTGCCATATATGCCGTGCCCATATTCTGGTTGGGCATGATACTGCTGATGGTCTTCTCATTCTATCTGCCAACTGCTACAGAGGCCGCTTTTGGAATCAGGATTGGTTTTCCTCTGGGCCGCACTATCACCCCGGATATCTGGATTGCTGCTAAAGGCGACCCCTTCGGCGGTCTCATCATGGCTGCCGATATTCTTCACCACCTGTTCCTACCCATGGTAACTCTAGGTGTTGGCGGATATGGAGGCTACTTCCTCTACATGCGCAACAACCTCATCGATGTCATGACGGAAGACTACATTCTGACCGCTCGGGCCAAGGGGCTTGACGAGACTCATGTACTTTACAAGCATGGACTCAAGAATGCGCTTCTGCCAATGGTCACTGTTATCGCTATGACATTCGGTTTCTTGATCAATGGCGCAACAATGACCGAAACCGTGTTCAACTGGTATGGGCTTGGCAGGTACATCTTTGAGAGCCTAGTCAAACTCGACTACCCAGTTGCACAGGCGATATTCATGATTGTCGCTATCACAGCGATACTCGCCAACTTTGTTGCCGACCTCCTATACGGAGTATTGGATCCTCGTATCAAATACGGGTAGTCAACGGACTTTGAGTCCACAAGCGAGTCAGTGGACTGGTGCGGTGGGATGAGCAGATGCTCTCCTCCGCCTCTTTTTCCCCTTTTCCTGAACCGTTCATCTATATTCGGGCAAGTCGGACACAGGAGTCATGTCACTCACAGAAACACACTGAGGAGTCATTACATACGCTCCGATTCTCTTCGTAATCTTGATATAGAGGACTCTTCGGACTCCGCTCCCCTTCATGACCAGACAGCCTAGGGCATGGTGCTCTTGGAAACACCTTGAATATGACCACCGCACATGAGAGGACGACCAGCGAATGTCGAGAAGTATCCGTAAGAGTGACTGGCGCGATACGAATTGGTACGTTGCAATAAGGGATTTCGCAACACAGTACTCGAAACACAAGGTTGGAGTCATTGGCCTAGTAGTGCTGTGTACTTACATTGGGATAGCAATCTTTGCGCCGTACCTAGTCGAATACAGTCCGTCACCTACAAACAAGGTCGCCCCATCCTTTCTCGCACCAGCATGGCTTCAATTCTTCGATCCTAACGGAGTTGTCACGGGCGAATATGTGGATGACCCCAGCTTCGACACTCACGCACCCGTGATTGTCAATGGTACATCTGGTCAGTT
This window harbors:
- a CDS encoding DUF92 domain-containing protein codes for the protein MLDQILMHPVVSGLILMGLIGGLSYRLHFVDISGLIAAFVVGFTVWYTGGPPAFTVLLFYFIAAGVATKFKYKTKAKLDVAQEGKGKRSWRNVFGSGTIPMTFSIAVYLSKNLATMGLVDPSLQFWMFGGFIGSVATTSADTLASELGVFSKRKPRLITNLRRRVPTGTIGGVSLLGEMVAIAAGFAIGVILLMFAFFAPGSLPIVSSEQVMYILPLSVLTAFIGCNTDSFIGAALQNKYVCEICGTISDKEFHCGYETKYLGGIKRLKNIHVNFTSSGMGATTGIVLSAGLFVWILSGLFFWVLASSSN
- a CDS encoding ATP-binding cassette domain-containing protein, with the protein product MVVESSQVFASEGIPQGGTLISVRNLRKWFPVNTGFLSSLLYKQELFVRAVDGVSFDIKKGEVLVLAGESGCGKTTTGRCVLHLETPTDGEVIYAGQKLSELDRNEMKELRKRMQITFQDPYESLNPKQSIYGIVSEPLIVHKIPLTPSQRRERVLETLEAVALTPASDYIDRYPHELSGGQRQRISIARALILHPEFMVADEPVSMLDVSIRAEILNLLLKLKDDLHLTYLFITHDLAVATYIADRIGIMYLGKVVEIGPAHEVAFSPMHPYTRALISAVPSGDPTVKRRVESLKGEPPSPINVPPGCRFHPRCPYAQEICQRETPDDRDMGNGHLVACHFAGEIGETRP
- a CDS encoding ABC transporter ATP-binding protein, which encodes MPLLDIRALRMYYQTQKGLVKAVDNVSLTLEPGESIGLAGESGCGKSSLAYSVMQLLPPAANVVGGNIYFKGEDLLRKTAREMRDIRWKNVAIIFQGAMNALNPVFEIGEQIAEAILMHENVTEEEALDRCAKLFEMVGLDPGRIHNYPHEFSGGMRQRAMIAMALACNPDLVIADEPTTALDVTIQAQILKLMQKLQKDLGLSLILITHDLSVIAETCDKTAVMYAGRIAELADVVSLFKEPVHPYATGLVGAIPSMVKAERKTLSSIPGSPPDLIQPPTGCRFHPRCPYAQEICSREEPSFDEIEPGRFVSCHFAEKLRGELKVDLE
- a CDS encoding ABC transporter permease — protein: MKGSWKDSNWYVSISGFWREYRRHRIGMIGVFVLILFFGVAIFAPYLVEYSPSPSAKVAPPFLAPSWVSLFDPTGVQSGEYLDSPYLTDVNPSEELEVYGSPSYGTGSGFAGQYIAPADPQAEGAKGTVRLTWTHLANDSVRFVWPKPPLPDPKTPGVACQDFVYFVQDFEWPYSRYPKDATMTFEYGITTTGSFATEEYAGLMFQVYIWLIDPSDNWRIVYSSSPPYSPTSQERKIDLNWFDIKDTWGGMVPNDEGIKEDGDKNVVKAAFALVPTYTFRTYSSSNPWMFYNGSVTLDVNVFSAYVYGDYFGTLGTTDKGADAWSQLIFGSRISLYIGLIATFLSTIVGVIVGMVAGYFGGKTDEVLMRIVDFLLVIPGLPLMMVLAAFMGPSINTIIVVIAILGWTGTARLIRSQVLAEKNKSYVESARAIGASDTYIIFRHVLPNVTPILFANITLGVVGAILSEAGLSFLGLTDPSQPSWGRMLADANSSGGFSNGAWWVVVSPGLMITVLSLAFTFVGHTLDQVLNPRLRER
- a CDS encoding ABC transporter permease yields the protein MGLREYVIRRLIYMFLLVVAVVCFNFFLFRLPTLILGISPVDLMINEDLRRNLTKDLLDDLYDRFGLVPNPDIFDWIYMFWRYLVNMFTGNFGVSFYGGNPVIDEIAARLPNTLLLMGTSSIVSIIIGIWTGVKVAADPGSRKDVTAVTVALAIYAVPIFWLGMILLMVFSFYLPTATEAAFGIRIGFPLGRTITPDIWIAAKGDPFGGLIMAADILHHLFLPMVTLGVGGYGGYFLYMRNNLIDVMTEDYILTARAKGLDETHVLYKHGLKNALLPMVTVIAMTFGFLINGATMTETVFNWYGLGRYIFESLVKLDYPVAQAIFMIVAITAILANFVADLLYGVLDPRIKYG